The following are encoded in a window of Terriglobales bacterium genomic DNA:
- the iscX gene encoding Fe-S cluster assembly protein IscX gives MATAPLSPLHWDDAEDIGILLAEKFPEIDPLTVRFTDLHRFVTELPGFADDPKLSNEGKLEAIQMAWYDEWQEAQG, from the coding sequence ATGGCCACTGCACCGCTTTCTCCGCTCCATTGGGACGACGCCGAAGACATCGGCATCCTGCTGGCCGAGAAGTTCCCGGAGATCGATCCGCTGACGGTGCGCTTCACCGACCTGCATCGCTTCGTGACCGAGCTGCCGGGGTTCGCCGACGATCCTAAGCTGTCCAACGAGGGCAAGCTGGAGGCCATCCAGATGGCCTGGTACGACGAGTGGCAGGAGGCGCAGGGCTGA